Part of the Vigna angularis cultivar LongXiaoDou No.4 chromosome 1, ASM1680809v1, whole genome shotgun sequence genome, ctttttaattaacaaaattaatttagatcttaatttttaacttttaaaaagttaatataatatgaCATGACGTGGTACATttagattttatataatttttaaattcaaatatcttCTAATATTTGTATTAAGAAAGAAtccattttataaattttacactGGAGTAATTCCAAGCATAAATTACTTAAACTCATGTGTCATTTCATTCACACAAAGTATTGTCGGTGGTGTGTTTAGTACTGGGAGATGACATGGGAGAATGAGCggatgaatttgagaagatttgaaggtaattttttattgtttatttgaatgaatttgaaagtgaataaaaatgtatttagaagtaaagtttatgataaTTAGTAAAGAATTTGACTGAtataacagataaaaaaattatataattgtaaaaattattataaagagtgaaaaaaaataaaatttaattttcaaaatttcattattattattattattatattattattagttggGGATAGTACTGTAAAATACTAACTTTTCTCTCCAAAATCCCCTCTCATATGAGAGATAGGATATTCAATTCATCCTTCAAGTCAATGCATCCGTTTAAGCCCAAATCGTTTCAAACGAACACCGTGATGCTTCGTAAATCCATCTTCTCCTATATGCGGGAATACTAAATGGTTTCAAGTAAACAGAGCATAAATTTTGCAAgaatttattttgtatgtttcGCCATCACAAACTTTTCACGAAAAGCCCAACACAGGAAGGCCATGGACCCATGTGGGACCCAAAACCCGAGCCCAGTGTACATACTTACACTTGGCAAGCTCAACCCATACCTCTATTCTGCAATGGCTGTCTCTACAATGTTCCACTCTTTTGCGCTACCCTGTCACCTTCGTCTTCCCAAAACCTTCTCATGCGCTTCACCAATGGCTACAACAGCAACGGCATCTCCGCGTGCAATTGGGAGCGATTGCGGCGTTTCAATCAAGGGCCTATTATACCCTGCACTCTCTTGTTCCAACACGCTTTACTTCAAATCAGCGTACAACGTGCAGATCGTAGTGGGCGACGACGAGCCCGAAGATAGAATCGTTTATCGCTTCAAGAAGGAGGTTCTCAAGGCTGGGGTGCTTCAGGAGTGTAGACATAGAAGGTTCTTCGAGAACAAACACGACAAGATCAAAAGGAAAGCTCGCCAAGCTTCTAGAAGAAACCGTAAGAGGTTCACCTTTTTACCTCTAACCCCTCACTTTTCTTTTCCTaagaaatcaaattatttaCGTTTATCTGCTCTGATGGATGTCGTGATGTGTCAGGAAGCCGCGGTCGAGAACTTTggcagaaaataaacatgattctgaaaagaaaaaggatgcTGATGACGATGATGATACTGGTATTGATAATTGGGAACTACCTGAGGTAGATATTCCATACACTTGATGTTCATGTACAGGAACAAACGGAGAACAGAAAATATGACACTCTCTATTAACTACAATGTCAATCCCTCAAATTTTAGGTATTTGATTCCTTGTGTTCTACAGGCCTTGTACAGGGAAGTGACTTTAAATGATAAGTCTTGTATATATGAAAACTGATTACACCTGTTCTTAGTTGGTATGTAcctttttttcaaactttactGGTACCTGACTTGTTTAGACACTGAACATGTTAGTTAATGATGATCAAGACAAATGCAATTTCATATTATTTGATGATGAGTGAGGTAAATTTATACTTAATAGAAGGGAGATTTAACTGTTCATGGAGGCTAACAAAGTGAGCTAACTCCCAAACATGGCGATAATGTAGTTACTAGAACTCACAAATATTTGAATAGCCACTTGACTGTTGGGAGCGTTTGAAGCATGTAAATGTGTGATATAGCTTATATTAGTTTGCACATTAGCGACAGGGGAAAATACAGAAGCATGTAAATGCGTGATATAGCTTGTATTTGTTTGCACGTTTAACTCGTGTCTAGCAGAGTTTGCACATTAGCGACAGGGGAAAATACAGAAGCAACAAATACTT contains:
- the LOC108340275 gene encoding uncharacterized protein LOC108340275 isoform X2; amino-acid sequence: MVSSKQSINFARIYFVCFAITNFSRKAQHRKAMDPCGTQNPSPVYILTLGKLNPYLYSAMAVSTMFHSFALPCHLRLPKTFSCASPMATTATASPRAIGSDCGVSIKGLLYPALSCSNTLYFKSAYNVQIVVGDDEPEDRIVYRFKKEVLKAGVLQECRHRRFFENKHDKIKRKARQASRRNRSRGRELWQKINMILKRKRMLMTMMILVLIIGNYLR
- the LOC108340275 gene encoding 30S ribosomal protein S21, chloroplastic isoform X1 translates to MVSSKQSINFARIYFVCFAITNFSRKAQHRKAMDPCGTQNPSPVYILTLGKLNPYLYSAMAVSTMFHSFALPCHLRLPKTFSCASPMATTATASPRAIGSDCGVSIKGLLYPALSCSNTLYFKSAYNVQIVVGDDEPEDRIVYRFKKEVLKAGVLQECRHRRFFENKHDKIKRKARQASRRNRKRKPRSRTLAENKHDSEKKKDADDDDDTGIDNWELPEVDIPYT